Proteins encoded in a region of the Gemmatimonadota bacterium genome:
- a CDS encoding helix-turn-helix domain-containing protein, with amino-acid sequence MTAATTILVDERDAAAALGLQPRTLAVWRSRGDGPPHVRISSRCVRYRVADLEAWAAERVRTSTADPGPRAA; translated from the coding sequence ATGACCGCTGCAACCACCATCCTCGTTGACGAGCGCGACGCAGCCGCAGCGCTCGGCCTCCAACCCCGAACGCTGGCCGTCTGGCGGAGCCGCGGCGACGGGCCGCCCCACGTCCGCATCTCTTCGCGCTGCGTCCGATACCGCGTCGCGGACCTCGAGGCGTGGGCCGCCGAGCGCGTACGCACCAGCACGGCCGATCCAGGCCCGAGGGCGGCGTGA
- a CDS encoding tyrosine-type recombinase/integrase → MGLTKRGIQALEYDPAGPAQQIAYDGQIPGFGLRVYPTGRKAFVLRYRTPSGRTRLLTLGKYGVLTLDQARARARKALVEVGDGGDPVAALRGPKPDDVRAFAERYISEHAKPHRPGSWREDRRRLEKHLIPAIGHLRLADVTRTDLAALHARIGARTPVEANRVLQVARAMFSKAIAWGELPEGRANPATLDRHGSRGVKAFKERNRERYVTPKEMPRLMEAIDAEPNIYIKAALRLFLLTGLRRSELLRSEWSDIDLEARRWRVVRKGGDVDSVYLSAPAVEILEQLPRQAGNPHVFPGRSRGSALTSIDKSWRRVRAEAGCEDVTLHDLRRTVGSWMATAGVSLQVIGQVLGHAPGDVAATAIYARLAQDASREALEQHGARLMAVVNGAGA, encoded by the coding sequence GCCGCAAGGCGTTCGTCCTACGCTACCGCACCCCCTCCGGTCGCACCCGGCTGCTGACGCTCGGCAAGTACGGTGTCCTGACGCTCGACCAAGCGCGCGCCCGCGCGCGGAAGGCGCTGGTGGAGGTCGGCGACGGCGGCGACCCCGTGGCAGCCCTCCGCGGGCCGAAGCCGGACGACGTGCGCGCGTTCGCCGAGCGCTACATCAGCGAGCACGCGAAGCCGCACCGGCCAGGCTCGTGGAGGGAGGATAGGCGTCGGCTGGAGAAGCATCTCATTCCCGCCATCGGCCACCTGCGTCTGGCGGACGTGACGCGAACGGACCTAGCCGCCCTCCACGCGCGCATCGGTGCACGCACCCCGGTAGAGGCCAACCGCGTGCTGCAGGTCGCGCGAGCGATGTTCAGCAAGGCGATCGCGTGGGGCGAGCTCCCCGAAGGCCGCGCCAACCCCGCCACACTCGACCGCCACGGCTCGCGCGGAGTGAAGGCGTTCAAGGAAAGGAACCGCGAGCGCTACGTCACGCCGAAGGAGATGCCGCGCCTGATGGAGGCGATCGACGCCGAGCCGAACATCTACATCAAGGCGGCTCTGCGCCTGTTCCTGCTGACGGGCCTACGGCGCTCCGAACTGCTCCGCTCCGAGTGGTCGGACATCGACCTGGAGGCCCGGCGCTGGCGCGTGGTGCGGAAGGGCGGCGATGTCGATTCGGTCTACCTCTCGGCGCCCGCGGTGGAGATCCTCGAGCAACTCCCCCGCCAGGCCGGAAACCCGCACGTCTTTCCGGGCCGCAGCCGCGGGTCCGCCCTCACGTCGATAGACAAGAGCTGGCGCCGCGTCCGCGCGGAGGCGGGATGCGAGGACGTGACCCTGCACGACCTCCGCAGGACCGTGGGCTCCTGGATGGCGACGGCTGGGGTCAGCCTCCAGGTCATCGGACAGGTGCTCGGGCACGCACCCGGCGACGTGGCCGCAACCGCGATCTACGCGCGCCTGGCGCAGGACGCTTCACGCGAAGCGCTCGAACAACATGGCGCCCGTCTTATGGCGGTCGTGAACGGGGCGGGAGCATGA